A section of the Pseudovibrio sp. M1P-2-3 genome encodes:
- a CDS encoding carbohydrate ABC transporter permease, whose translation MVPTFYIVFLMLPIYWLVNMSFKTTEEILSGFSLLPQNPTIANYMVIFTDPSWYNGYINSIIYVALNTAISVAVALPAAYAFSRYKFLGDKHLFFWLLTNRMSPPAVFVLPFFQLYSAFELIDTHWAVALAHCLFNVPLAVWILEGFMSGVPKEIDETAYIDGYSFPKFFLKIFMPMIASGIGVVAFFCFMFSWVELLIARTLTVTDAKPIAATMTRTVSASGLDWGVLAAAGVLTIIPGALVIWFVRNYIAKGFALGRV comes from the coding sequence ATGGTTCCAACATTTTACATAGTCTTCTTGATGTTGCCGATTTATTGGCTCGTCAACATGAGTTTCAAGACCACTGAAGAGATCCTCTCAGGGTTCTCTTTGCTGCCGCAAAACCCGACTATCGCCAACTATATGGTCATTTTCACCGATCCAAGTTGGTATAATGGCTACATCAACTCCATCATCTATGTGGCATTGAATACGGCAATATCCGTGGCTGTAGCGCTGCCGGCTGCCTACGCATTTTCTCGCTACAAGTTCTTAGGTGACAAGCATCTGTTCTTCTGGCTGCTTACAAACCGTATGTCGCCACCGGCAGTGTTTGTTTTGCCGTTCTTCCAGCTGTACTCGGCGTTTGAGCTGATTGACACTCACTGGGCGGTTGCTCTGGCTCACTGTTTGTTCAACGTACCGCTGGCTGTATGGATTTTGGAAGGCTTCATGTCAGGTGTACCTAAAGAGATTGACGAGACGGCATATATCGATGGGTATTCTTTCCCCAAGTTCTTCTTGAAGATCTTTATGCCGATGATTGCTAGTGGTATTGGTGTTGTTGCCTTTTTCTGCTTCATGTTCTCGTGGGTAGAACTCTTGATCGCAAGAACACTTACTGTTACAGATGCTAAGCCTATTGCTGCAACCATGACGAGAACAGTTTCTGCTTCCGGTCTGGATTGGGGTGTACTGGCTGCCGCGGGTGTCTTGACCATTATTCCAGGTGCTTTGGTTATCTGGTTTGTACGTAACTACATTGCCAAGGGCTTTGCCTTGGGCCGCGTGTAA
- a CDS encoding DUF2160 domain-containing protein — protein MDLSWMAWTTPTAIFFITILSLIAGMGVWEYFVPGGSPRIGILRFETTRGDRLFISLLGSAFICLFWLGLVSTNLWFALGVCLVYAACVFRWV, from the coding sequence ATGGATCTGTCTTGGATGGCGTGGACGACGCCCACTGCGATATTCTTTATTACCATTTTGAGCTTGATAGCCGGGATGGGGGTTTGGGAGTATTTCGTTCCGGGCGGTAGCCCAAGGATAGGAATACTCCGTTTTGAGACAACCCGGGGTGACCGCTTGTTCATCTCGCTGCTGGGGAGTGCATTTATTTGTCTGTTCTGGCTTGGGTTGGTGAGTACGAACCTTTGGTTCGCACTTGGAGTTTGCCTTGTGTACGCTGCCTGCGTATTTCGGTGGGTTTAG